In Mustela lutreola isolate mMusLut2 chromosome 4, mMusLut2.pri, whole genome shotgun sequence, the genomic stretch CAGACCCCGCTGCTCCAGGATAGTGTGGAGAAGCACCACAACACACAGGCTCTCTCCAGAAGCCACAGGAAAAATAATCTGCATgccaaaaaaatttaattctgggCCAGAGTCAGACAACAAGATGGACTGTTTGCAGCACAAGCCAGTCTCCTTACAACACAGGTAACCTGCAAGCCAGTAAGTAAAGGACAAACAGCCCAGGAGGAAACAGACCCACAGAGGCTGCAAGGGCCCACAGACGGGTCCCACGCCCCCACCACAGTCCCATTTTCCCAGACCCTCAGCCTGGCAGCTCCCACCACCATGATTTATGCCACAGATACAGTCACACAAGTGTTTGTGTTTCCACCACACAGATGGAAAATGCTTTGtgaaacaaaaaaagtgaaaataggcTGAATTTCCATCAACTAAGGAATATTCAGCAACGACCCTCACGTACAAGGAAATACTACGTGCCTATAAAGTGTGACTGGTGTCCCCGCTCCCGGTGAGCCACACCAGCAGACACAGTGACGCATCCACTGGTGAGAGCGGGGGCCCCACAGGCAGCACTGCAACACAGACgctggcggggcgggggtggggtgctgaCTGGGGCGCACTGACAGACGTCGGATGAACCGAGAAAGCAGGGGGCGGCAAACAGAGCAGCAGAAGACGATGCTCGTACGTCCAGTGTGGTTGCACGTGTGGGAGACAGGAGCAGGGTGCTGAGCGAGCTAACCACAGCCGCATCCCGTCCCAAAGGAACCCCGGGAACCCACATCTTCCGTCAGCTCGGGCCCTGCCAGCTTTGTGAACCTGCACAACTGACTGCTGTCATTCCATCCACCTCTGTCCAAGAGGACAGGGAGATACACGCCCCCAGCTGCCTGCGGGGTCAGTGAGACGGCACAGGCCCAGCTCGGCTCAGCCGCCTCCACCTTTTGTCAAGTCGCCGAAAGAGCTTCTGTCTCGGGCGTCAGATCTAGAATCAAACAGAACCGTGTGCTAGAGCCATTCCTTGATTACACCAGGACGGAACCTGAGAGCTGGCTCTCACACCCACTTCCGTCTCCAAGAAAGCCCAGCAGGGGGAACCGGAGGCCGTTCGCCTTCCCATAACCGTCCCTGGAAGGAGCAAGACACACGTTTTCTCTCACTGTGAAACTCAATGCCAAAGCACGCAGCTGCTACAAACACGAGAGGATAATCCTGTTGGGAGCTAGACTGAAAACGGGAGCTACCACCGGACCCGGCCCTCCAGAGCCTGCTGCCggggccccgggggtgggggaaccAAAGGGAACCCCGACGGGGCAAACGGCTTTACCTAAGGGCACAGTGACGATGACGTGAtgtgcagggaagcaggctccgtccTCGCACTCCACCAACACTGGAAACGTCTCCCCGAGAGACGAGGCTTCCTTGAAGgacccattccagtgaacggtcTTCACAGGCTTGTTAAAAACAATCACGTCCTCTGGCAAGGAGGCCATTATGTGGTTTGTGAGCCCCTGGTAGCCCCTAGGAGACACAGAGGTGTGGGCGTTTTCAGAGGAAGCTGCCATCGGAGGAGGCCCTgcagggaagtgggaggagggcagggtcTCCTCGGGAACACAGACACCACTGCCCAGGCTGACAAGGGGATCAGGTGAGCGTGAGCAAATGGAGGTAACTGAGggttcctccccacccacctggAACCTGCTTCTGATCACAAATGCCCTCCCCTGCCGGGAGCCTTGGGGTGGTGATGCCAGAGAGCCCAGCGGGACAGTCCTGTGAGGGCCTCTTGAGTGCTCGGTGGGGGACAGCCACCCGCCACAGGGGTGGGCTATCTGTCCATCACAGAGGCTGGAGCCTTACGCAGCACTTAGCACATGAGAAGCCTCATAAACAGGGGAGGAAGAAAGCGTGATGAGAGGTACGGCCTTCTTTTAATCatcttttcttgaaaataattctttttcccCAGTGAGCGAAACTAGAGAAACAAACAGGCAATCTCTCTGAAACGAGGAAGACCAATGGCCTCCTGGCCTCTCACCCTTCCCCTACTTCCCGAAGCTCAACCGGTAAATGGAAAGGGTCCCAGGGTGCATGGAGGGGAACCAGAGTACCTGGACAGGGACCAGGGTCCATAAAGGGGGGGAGGCTCAGAGGGGACCTGGGTACATGGAGAGGGTCCCAGGGTACATGAAGGTGGACAAGGGGGTATGGAGAGAAGCCTGGGTGCCTGGAGGCGGCGCACGGAGGGCTGACTCGGTGGGTGGGACATGCACATACCCAGGAAAGGTGCAGTCCAGCCCTGGCAGCACGGTGTACTCCCCAAAGGGCACGAGGGCCACCAGGTCCATGCTGTGGGTCCCGCTCACACAGCACTCCACGTTGAAGAAGCTGTTGAGGACGGCCAGCTTGAGCTTCCTGGTCTCCTCATCCTCGGGCCAGCTGGCCGCACGCTGACGGATCTCCTTCTTGAGGTACTCCCCAACACTGGGCACTGGGGCATCCGCCATGTGTAGGAACTCCCGAGTCTGGTCTATGAGACCGTAGAACAGACTCGCCATCTCCACTACCAGTTCACGGCTCACACTTACCCCAGAGCTGCCATAGGACACGGAGGGCAGGCCCACATGACCCCCAGTTTCGGTCAGTTGGTTCTCCTCTGACAAGTCCTTCTCCCTCAGCAGCTGGTACTTGGCAGCCAGCTGAAAGACCGGGTTGCCCTGTGAGGGCCCGTGGATCCAGTGGGCACCCAGCTCTACCACACCACCTGGCAGGGGCAGCAGATGAGACTTGGAGGTTCTCTCCCCACAAAGGCCAACCCTGAGCCCTTCTCCTGGACCGCACCAGCCCCGCCCTCCCCAAACATGCTCTGAAAGCCCCAACAGAGGACACAGGGTCCCTGAAGACTACAGTCCTAGGGCCTGCTCAGACCTAGTTTTAGGGGAACATTTGGCCTGCGCCCGCCTTCAGAGGACATTTAGAGAGCCGCTACGGGggcagaaggggtgcctgggggtgacccggaggctggaggaggagctCCTCGAGGGACACAACCAGAAGGACTGCAGAGACACAGGCTACCCTCCCCGGCAGGGGCCGGCCCTGCCAACGGGACGGCTGAGTTTCGGGCACCAGTGAACTCGGCCTCATTCCtgggcggggcgggaggggggagaGCGGGCAGGCAAGGCTTCCGGGTCGGCCAACCCCGGGTGCAGGGCTGCCCGGGAGCGGCAGAGCCCGGGCCGCACCCGTTGGGCTCCGGAAATGGGCTCGGGGAAGGGGTTCCGGGAGAGGCCGTTACCGAAGCAGCGCTCCGAGCGGATGCGGCCGCCGGCGCGGGCAGTGGCCTCCAGGACCCGCAGCTGCGGGAAGGCCGGGTGGCGGCAGAGCCTCTGCGCAGCGCCCAGCCCCGCGATTCCGCCGCCCACCACCAGCACCCGCGGGCCGCGGCCCGAGCCCTCCGCGCGGCCTCCGCTCGACTCCATCGCGCCGTCCCGGGCAGTCCCCGTGCGCCCCCGCCGCCCCAAAGCGCGGAGAGCGCAGAGGATCCCCggcaggggcgggaggtggggcgcggggcggggctggAGGCGCAGCAATGGGGATGGGTGGGACCGGGTCCGCGCACCCGGAGGCCGGCGACCGGACTGGGGGCGGGGGCGAGCCGGGACCCGAGCGATAGGGAGGGGCGGGGCGAGGGCTCGAGGCGGACGGGAGGGGAGGAGTTGGAGGCGGGGCGATGGGGGCGGGGCGAGGGCTGAAGTTGGGAGAGGCGGGTCTGGAGGCGGGGCgatggggaggggcggggcgaggGCTCGAGGTGGACGGAGGGGCGGGACGGAGCTGGAGGTGGACGAGCGGGGCGAGGAGGGGCGGAGCGATAGCGAGGGGCGGGGCGGGTAGGTGGAGCGAGGAGCACGGCGGAGGCCACGCCCGGGCTGCGCCCACACCACGTGACCGTatgggctgggcctggggcttcCGCGAGAGACACCGCCCACGTTTGGGCCGCGGGGCGGAGTGTGGGCGAGCGCCGCTGGGTGGGAGTGTGCCCGCCGTCGGCCTGTGCGGGGCGCGGGCCTGCTGCTGGCCGGCGTGGGCGCGTGTCCCCTCGGAGGGCGGATGGCGCCGGCCGTGCGGGCGGCTCGTGTCTCCTTCCGAAGGAGACGTGGGGGAGGCGACCAGAAGGTGGAGGAGGCGCCTCTCTCCTGCCGCCGAAAAGCGCGGTGAGCGCCTTCGCCCGGGACCCCGGGGAGCCTATGGATGAAAGTCCGAGGCGGGCAGTGGTGtcagggtggggcggggagagcTGAGCGCGTCCGAAGTGGGGCTcttctgagtgtgtgtgggcACAGGAGTTTATACACACGAGGTACAAAGTTCAAGAGAAAGGGGCCCCTTCCCCGCCACCCGCCCCAGGAGACATTTCGTGCCTTTTCAAGCACGCAGGCCTTTCTAGAGAACTGCCCTAATTCAGGGAGGTCTGTTCTCTACTGTCTTGTGAGGGTTAGAAAGCTTCTGCCCTCTGCCCAAAGGCTTTCCTGTAACAGGGTGTTAGGGCACGTCATTCCTTCTTAGTCATGCGCTAGATCCTGCTGTCCTAACCCACTGGGAGGCTTCCGTGGACTTTGTGGCCCCGTGTTCCAGCCAGTGAGGGTGGCCGGGATGGGAGGCTCTGCAGCCTTCAGCTACCACTCCTAAGTCAGCTCCAGACTGGGTAGATGGTCTCTGTCTGGGTTTTCCCCTCTCCATGTCCCAGAGGATTCCCTCCTGTCCCCCTGTGCGGGCTCTCCTCGGCCATCTATTCTTGTTTCTTAATTCACTCACCTGTTTGGGTGAAACTGAGAAGAGGTGTCTgggagatcatttttttttaaatactgcgAACCTGAAAATGTCTTGGTTTCGCCCTCACACTTGATTTGTAGTTTGCCTAAGCATAGAACTCTAGGTTAGAGACCTCCTGCAGGCTGTGAAGGCATTGTCTCATCCCTTCTAGGAGTGCGGTTAGGAAACTCACaggcaagggcacctgggtggctcagtgggtcaagcatctgactttcagctcaggtcatgatctcagggtcatggagttgagccctgcgttgggctctcggtttagtagggagtctgtttgtccctcttccgCTCTCCATCCCCCCATTCgtgcgcgctcgctctctctctctctcaaataaataaaatcttaaaaaaaaaaaaaaaaaaaaaagaagactcacaggCACTCAAATTTATAATCCTTTACCACAGTGGCTTGTTCTGCCCTTCAAATATTTAGGATCATTTGCTGAAATTTCACAGTGTGGTGCCTCCATGTGCCTGGACTTTCACTATGTTGGGAACTCAAAGTCTGGAAACTCTGTCCATCAGTCCTGGGAACTTCTTTCATGGGTTATTTCACTAATCAGTTGTTTCCACCAATGATTTATCCCCCATGTGCTGTTAAGCTTTCTCAAATTCctactctaggggcacctggagggcttagtcattacgtgtctgccttcggctcaggtcatgattccagggtcctgggaacgagccctgagtaggctccctgctcagcagggagtctgcttctctctctcccacaccccctgcttgtgcttcctctctcactgactgtgtatgtgtcaaataaatgaataaaatcttaaaaaaataaaatgaaattcctaCTTTAGGACATCAGAGGTTCCAGACTGAACCCTGGATGCTCAGTGTATTCGCTCCTGTTTTCCATCTTTACCTGTTGCTCTGCTTTCTGCAGGATTTCTCCCCAtgaggcttttgtttttgttgtcacaGAGTTTAATTTCCAAGAGTTCTTCTTCCACACATGTCTGTTTTTAGAGAAATGTGCTGTTCTTCAAGGAAGCGATGTCTGAGGATATAAAAAGAAACTCTGAAGTGGCATTCTCCTGCTTTGGGAGGTTTGCTCCaaattgtttcttctgtttctatccTCCAGGAAGACACTTTACACGCAGGCGAATAGTGTCTGTTTGCTCATGAGGAGGAATAGGCCAAAGGGATGTTTGGAAATAGGTTTGTAAGTGGGGCTCATTGAATTTGAGCTTGACTCTGCACTGCTCAGGGTGGGGAGCTGTTAAATGGGGAACCCCCCATCAGTATCTCTAAGTCCTTCCTTTGGGCTGGCCAGGCTCCCCAGTAAGGTCTTCCAGTGTTCTTCCTGCAGCATATAGGTCTGGCTGCTAGTATTTTTGAAGCCAAAGAATGGAcaggagtggggagggtcagCATTCTGGGTGCTGGAGACCCACCTCCAACTGTGCCTTCTTCCAGAATCCCTCTGTGCAAAGACAGATGTCCAAGCTGCTGCCAGAATGGCCTAGGGCCAGTACTGGTAATTGAACAGCTTCTTAAACATGAGGGAACCTGTTCAATAAATTCAAGGTGCTCAGAACTTGCCCCAGAATAAAGACAAATCCCCCTTATGGCATTCAGAAAATGGACatagaaatatacataaatatgtgatTCACAGTGAAACATACATGCAAGGGGTGCATGGGTTTTTGAAGAATGATGTTGGGAGAGGTGTTGCCATCGGCAGAAAGTGGTGTCTGAAAATCCTTGCAGAGTGCCCAGACCAAGGCTGCCCCCTCTCCTGATACTGAACGGTTTCTGTGGCTGGTCATATAAGAAACCAAGCAGGTCAAGGTGCCCATGAGTGACTGCCAGGAACGGCCTGCTGTCATTCTGCACCCATCCCAGCTCCCCAACACGGTCGTTGACAGCTGGCTGTGCACTGCCCCCCGACCCAGGGCTTGCGTCACTGTCGCACAGGGAAAGCTCCTAGGTGACAACACCCGTCAGACTGTGATCCTCCTGTGAGGTAAATCCTGAGTCCGATGGCTTGCACCTGGCTGCTGCACAGCCCCCAGGTGGGGACACAAAGCCCTGGGCAGAAACCGGAGGTCATGGGGACCCAGAAGTGGGCTGCAGCACTGGGCCTCGGACCATTTCACAGAGCTGACTGCCTGACCCCTGGCCTTGTCACTCAGCCCGACACCTCAGGCAGTCTGACTGAGTCCGCATATGTTTGGGTGCAGTCACCCTGCCCCCAGTGTCACCTGTTTGTTGAGAGGAACAGCTCTCTCTTTGGGGGAAAATTTACCCCCTGCCAGCTCCCGAAGCAAAGCTGCTGGCCCCTGGGGATTTCCTTCTCAGAGGTTCCCCCACATGACTTCTGATTCCCCCCAGGGTTCAACTCAACAGTGTCACTGTGCTGCGGCCAGTGTCCCAGACGTCTGGTCTACCACTGGGGATACTTCAGCCCACAGATTAAAGATTCTTTGAGGCCCCAAACTCAGCAAAGTGGCTGCTGTTGTCTGGGTTTCTCACAGGTATGCCTACGGTGAGGGCAGGTGGTGGAACCTGAGAGGCCCAACGGTTACCAAAGTGGCCTGTTCTTTTCCTACTCAAGACTGTTTGTGAAATAACCAAGCGGTATTTCACAGCAAGCTGGTAATTTATTCAATGACCAGAGAATGGAGAGGAGGAGCTCAAGCTCTGAAGGTATCTTCTTCCTGATTTGGTCTCATGGTCAGGGTTATATGGGGTTAGGGTAATTAAAGGGCTGGTAAGCAAGCTAACTAGGGGTTTtttagggaagaggaagaggtgcTGTCTTGGATTCAGACTGccacctctttttttcccttaaatggGTGCAGGTGGATTTGTCAGTGCACTAATaggtgtttggggtttttttttttcaagattttatgtatttatttgggagggggcaacacagcaggcagaggcagagggagaaacagactcactgctgagcagggagcccgatgggctcgattccaggaccctgagatcatgacctgagctgaaggcagaggcttaatcaactgagccacccaggctcagtgtCTTTGTTATGACAATGACatggtcatgatcctgaggtcaccTGCAAGGTTAGTGCAGTGTCTGAACTGAATCAGACTGGTCCAGAACTGGGTCAGTGGGGCTTCTTTGGAGTTACGGCTTCTGGCACCTTAGTTTCTGGTGGCAAGCAGCACCTGTAAGCAGGGCTGGAGACGTGGGTTTTTGTGGGCTGTTTGGAGCTTACTGGAGTCTCAAGTGAAATGCCCACTGCCCCTGACGAGGCAGCCCTATGCCACCTTCAGAGATTTGACTGTGGGACCGTGAGGGACATATCTGTATGCTCATCCTTGGGTGAAAGAAGCCTCCTAGCACGGGCCATGGCCACTTTCAGCAGACCAGCTGGCTAGACGCTGCCCTCTCCAGGTGACTACAATGACTCAAGGCTGCAGCCCCATTTTCAGGTTGCACCGTCACTGTCCTTGCCCTGTGAACTGGCTCTATCCCCCTGAAAATTACCCTGTG encodes the following:
- the PAOX gene encoding peroxisomal N(1)-acetyl-spermine/spermidine oxidase isoform X2, whose protein sequence is MESSGGRAEGSGRGPRVLVVGGGIAGLGAAQRLCRHPAFPQLRVLEATARAGGRIRSERCFGGVVELGAHWIHGPSQGNPVFQLAAKYQLLREKDLSEENQLTETGGHVGLPSVSYGSSGVSVSRELVVEMASLFYGLIDQTREFLHMADAPVPSVGEYLKKEIRQRAASWPEDEETRKLKLAVLNSFFNVECCVSGTHSMDLVALVPFGEYTVLPGLDCTFPGGYQGLTNHIMASLPEDVIVFNKPVKTVHWNGSFKEASSLGETFPVLVECEDGACFPAHHVIVTVPLGFLKEHLDTFFEPPLPTEKAEAIRKMGFGTNNKIFLEFEEPFWEPDCQYIQVVWEDTSPLEDVTSELRHIWFKKLIGFLVLPSFESVHVLCGFIAGLESEFMESLSDEDVLLSLTQVLRRVTGNAQLPAPRSVLRSRWHSAPYTRGSYSYVAVGSTGDDIDQLAQPLPTDGAEAQLQILFAGEATHRTFYSTTHGALLSGWREADRLIALRDPQAQLLGPWL
- the PAOX gene encoding peroxisomal N(1)-acetyl-spermine/spermidine oxidase isoform X1 — protein: MESSGGRAEGSGRGPRVLVVGGGIAGLGAAQRLCRHPAFPQLRVLEATARAGGRIRSERCFGGVVELGAHWIHGPSQGNPVFQLAAKYQLLREKDLSEENQLTETGGHVGLPSVSYGSSGVSVSRELVVEMASLFYGLIDQTREFLHMADAPVPSVGEYLKKEIRQRAASWPEDEETRKLKLAVLNSFFNVECCVSGTHSMDLVALVPFGEYTVLPGLDCTFPGGYQGLTNHIMASLPEDVIVFNKPVKTVHWNGSFKEASSLGETFPVLVECEDGACFPAHHVIVTVPLGFLKEHLDTFFEPPLPTEKAEAIRKMGFGTNNKIFLEFEEPFWEPDCQYIQVVWEDTSPLEDVTSELRHIWFKKLIGFLVLPSFDRSVHVLCGFIAGLESEFMESLSDEDVLLSLTQVLRRVTGNAQLPAPRSVLRSRWHSAPYTRGSYSYVAVGSTGDDIDQLAQPLPTDGAEAQLQILFAGEATHRTFYSTTHGALLSGWREADRLIALRDPQAQLLGPWL